One Halarcobacter ebronensis genomic window carries:
- a CDS encoding DUF6653 family protein — MTFEKKLSKLFQLNDERWMRHANPLSVWTRYSVLPIIILSFWSRYYLGWWSLFFIFISILWMFLNPIIFSKPKSTKNWASKSVLGERIYLNRDNIEIPKHHHTMLYSFLNIISLLGIAICIYAIIYYSFWAALLGISLTYLSKSWFLDRMVWLYEDMKDSNKEFKNWEY; from the coding sequence ATGACTTTTGAAAAAAAACTTTCTAAACTTTTTCAACTAAATGATGAGAGGTGGATGAGACATGCAAATCCATTAAGTGTTTGGACAAGATATAGTGTTTTACCTATTATTATTCTCTCTTTTTGGAGTAGATACTATTTAGGATGGTGGTCTCTTTTTTTTATTTTTATTTCAATATTATGGATGTTTTTAAATCCTATAATTTTTTCTAAACCAAAATCAACTAAAAATTGGGCTTCAAAATCAGTTTTAGGGGAAAGAATTTATTTAAATAGAGATAACATCGAAATACCAAAACATCATCATACAATGCTTTATTCGTTTTTAAATATCATATCACTCTTAGGTATTGCAATCTGTATTTATGCCATAATTTATTATTCATTTTGGGCTGCTTTATTGGGTATTTCCTTAACATATTTAAGTAAAAGTTGGTTTTTAGATAGAATGGTTTGGCTTTATGAAGATATGAAAGATAGCAACAAAGAGTTTAAAAACTGGGAATACTAA
- a CDS encoding DUF2267 domain-containing protein — MPSFRSRVIVDEALKFANCLPVALRALFVKDWDVNQVQKEFESFEIMNEDVKSLRSDHNFSRDNAIEIVSSVLLNHVEQVYFSKMMDNMSDEIKLFWNYKSPNI, encoded by the coding sequence ATCCCTTCATTTAGAAGTAGAGTAATAGTAGATGAAGCTTTAAAGTTTGCTAATTGCTTACCTGTAGCTTTAAGAGCACTTTTTGTAAAAGATTGGGATGTCAATCAAGTTCAAAAAGAGTTTGAAAGTTTTGAAATCATGAATGAAGATGTAAAGAGCTTAAGAAGTGATCATAATTTTTCAAGAGACAATGCCATTGAAATTGTTTCATCTGTTTTATTAAATCATGTAGAACAAGTCTATTTTTCTAAAATGATGGATAATATGTCCGATGAGATAAAACTATTTTGGAACTATAAGAGTCCTAATATATAA
- the ribB gene encoding 3,4-dihydroxy-2-butanone-4-phosphate synthase, producing MNQKILNWDFKIDVQNAIKALQNGKGVVVTDNKDRENEADIFFYAHTITESQMALLIRECSGIVCLCLTSKKVEELQLPMMVEANNSKYQTPFTISIEAKDNVTTGVSAKDRVTTIKAAIKEDGIKHIVSPGHIFPLRARDGGVFERQGHTEASIDLMKLAKLEPVAVLCELTNEDGTMAKGEQITAFAKKYDMPILSVDDIIKYRQFVEE from the coding sequence ATGAATCAAAAAATCTTAAACTGGGACTTCAAAATTGATGTCCAAAATGCTATTAAAGCACTTCAAAATGGAAAAGGTGTTGTTGTTACAGACAATAAAGATAGAGAAAATGAAGCAGATATTTTTTTCTATGCACACACTATTACTGAAAGCCAAATGGCTCTACTAATTAGAGAGTGCAGTGGAATAGTATGTCTTTGTTTGACTTCAAAAAAAGTTGAAGAGTTACAACTTCCTATGATGGTAGAAGCAAACAACTCTAAATATCAAACTCCTTTTACAATCTCAATTGAGGCAAAAGATAATGTTACAACAGGAGTTAGTGCAAAAGATAGAGTTACAACTATAAAAGCTGCAATAAAAGAAGATGGTATAAAACACATTGTCTCACCTGGTCATATTTTCCCACTAAGAGCAAGAGATGGCGGTGTTTTTGAGAGACAAGGACATACAGAAGCTAGTATTGATTTAATGAAATTAGCAAAACTTGAACCAGTTGCTGTTCTTTGTGAACTTACAAATGAAGATGGAACTATGGCAAAAGGTGAACAAATAACAGCTTTTGCTAAAAAATATGATATGCCAATATTAAGCGTTGATGATATTATCAAGTATAGACAATTTGTAGAAGAATAA
- the eat gene encoding ethanolamine permease, with translation MKIDNDYLAKRQLKRGTAGWLLLAGLGISYVISGDFAGWNFGIAEAGWGGFLIASILMGVMYMFLVLSLAEMSAAIPAAGGGYSFARQVMGPAGGYLTGLAILIEYALAPAAIVIFIGAATQSLLGINGPIVYAVFYAIFIAIHVLGAGEALKTMMVISALAVFAIIATAIALIGHFDVANLFDIAPSVDVAGATTFLPFGWHGVWAALPFAMWLFLAVEGVPLAAEEAKDPAKDVPKGIIGAMLFLLVSAALVLFLLAGASGAKMIGASAVPLVDALNAVGNNGLGTVVNVLALAGLIASFFSIIYGYSRLIFALSRAGYLPKFLSLTSKRKTPTWALIVPGVLGFIASLTGEGDLMLAMAVVGATISYALMSLSHILLRIKQPELNRPYKTPGGVVTSAIAFVLSLVALTGVYAFDPRAFNYTIVLYLIGAAYYFFYSKNHLVAKTAQEEFEMIEKAELELEHEL, from the coding sequence ATGAAAATTGATAATGATTATTTAGCCAAACGGCAGTTAAAAAGAGGAACAGCAGGTTGGCTTTTACTTGCTGGACTTGGTATATCTTATGTTATTTCAGGTGATTTTGCCGGATGGAATTTTGGAATTGCTGAAGCAGGTTGGGGTGGTTTTTTAATTGCATCTATTTTAATGGGTGTTATGTATATGTTTTTAGTACTTTCACTTGCTGAAATGTCAGCTGCAATTCCTGCTGCTGGTGGTGGATATAGTTTTGCTAGACAAGTAATGGGACCAGCTGGTGGTTATTTAACAGGACTTGCAATTTTAATTGAGTATGCTTTAGCACCAGCTGCTATTGTAATCTTTATTGGAGCAGCAACGCAGAGTCTTCTTGGTATTAATGGACCAATTGTTTATGCAGTTTTTTATGCAATTTTTATTGCAATTCACGTTTTAGGAGCAGGTGAAGCACTTAAAACTATGATGGTAATTAGTGCTTTAGCAGTATTTGCAATTATTGCTACAGCTATTGCTTTAATTGGTCATTTTGATGTTGCAAATCTTTTTGATATAGCTCCTTCTGTTGATGTTGCAGGTGCTACTACTTTCTTACCATTTGGTTGGCATGGAGTTTGGGCAGCATTACCTTTTGCAATGTGGTTATTTTTAGCTGTTGAGGGAGTTCCTTTGGCTGCTGAAGAGGCAAAAGATCCTGCTAAAGATGTACCAAAGGGTATTATTGGTGCGATGCTTTTCCTTTTAGTATCTGCTGCGTTAGTTCTATTTTTATTAGCAGGTGCTAGTGGTGCAAAAATGATTGGGGCAAGTGCAGTTCCTTTGGTTGATGCTTTAAATGCTGTTGGAAACAATGGTTTAGGAACAGTTGTTAATGTATTAGCTTTAGCTGGGCTTATTGCATCATTTTTCTCAATTATTTATGGTTATAGTAGACTTATCTTTGCACTTTCAAGAGCTGGATATTTACCAAAATTTTTATCACTAACAAGTAAAAGAAAAACTCCAACTTGGGCTTTAATTGTTCCAGGTGTATTAGGGTTTATCGCTTCACTTACAGGTGAGGGTGATTTAATGTTAGCAATGGCAGTTGTAGGTGCTACTATTTCATATGCTTTAATGTCTTTAAGTCATATTTTACTAAGAATTAAACAACCAGAGTTAAATAGACCATATAAAACTCCAGGTGGAGTAGTAACATCTGCAATCGCTTTTGTATTATCTTTAGTAGCATTAACAGGTGTTTACGCTTTTGATCCAAGAGCTTTTAACTATACTATTGTGTTATACCTTATTGGTGCTGCTTATTATTTCTTCTATAGTAAAAATCATCTTGTTGCAAAAACTGCGCAAGAGGAGTTTGAAATGATTGAAAAAGCTGAATTAGAGTTAGAACACGAACTTTAA
- a CDS encoding methyl-accepting chemotaxis protein, protein MKSKLSVIVMIGIISLLIVVVPTRLELNSTLEKLDKFFNLNKLDKRFGKMVGVEKEFFLKDDITILKTHQELFKESTLYLDNLLQSYENSNESKKVEKIKELIEKHKEDFLEFVQGLKSNQNSREKIDLLISNSTKIDSLISELRREINEEITDTLNFVQEFTIIIFVIALILLLVSARVFVFSILKSLKELQRGQVDFFSFLHHETKNVELIKIDSKDEIGQMAKVINENILNAKKIFDEDNALITDAKMVIQRVKNGWYSQLIEKSTSNSSMEEFKQNVNDMILATENRFVDMDAILQEYTKHDYRNKLLMKDTDERNGVLEDFIIGINTLQESITNMLLDNKKNGLTLDKSSDILLENFDVLNRNSNFAAAALEETAAALEEITSNISQNTQNVVKMSTYANELTQSASEGHKLATETTISMDEINSEVTAINEAITVIDQIAFQTNILSLNAAVEAATAGEAGKGFAVVAQEVRNLASRSAEAAKEIKSLVENATQKANSGKDIAAKMIDGYNGLNQNISKTIELISDVESASKEQLSGIHQINNAIAQLDKQTQENNSIASQTYDVAVQTDELAKLVVSNANENEFNGKDSVKADILRAEMKNNEIKKEENSKQKIDPKKKVKKEEKSKIAPIVDNDTEWEEF, encoded by the coding sequence ATGAAAAGTAAATTGTCTGTAATTGTAATGATAGGCATAATAAGTTTACTAATAGTGGTAGTTCCAACAAGACTTGAACTAAATAGTACTTTAGAAAAATTGGATAAGTTTTTTAATCTAAATAAACTGGATAAAAGATTTGGCAAAATGGTCGGAGTTGAAAAGGAGTTTTTTTTAAAAGATGATATAACTATTTTAAAAACTCATCAAGAGTTGTTTAAAGAGTCAACACTATATCTTGATAATTTATTACAAAGTTATGAAAATAGTAATGAGAGCAAAAAAGTAGAGAAGATAAAAGAGTTAATCGAAAAGCATAAAGAGGATTTCCTTGAGTTTGTTCAAGGATTAAAGAGTAATCAAAATAGTAGGGAAAAAATAGATTTATTGATTTCAAACTCTACTAAAATAGACTCTCTAATTTCAGAATTAAGAAGAGAGATAAATGAAGAGATTACTGATACTCTAAACTTTGTACAAGAGTTTACTATAATAATATTTGTCATAGCATTAATTCTTCTTTTAGTTAGTGCAAGGGTTTTTGTATTTTCTATTTTAAAATCTTTAAAAGAGCTTCAACGGGGACAAGTGGATTTTTTCTCATTTCTTCACCATGAAACAAAAAATGTTGAGTTGATAAAAATTGATTCAAAAGATGAAATAGGGCAAATGGCAAAAGTGATTAATGAAAATATCTTAAATGCAAAAAAGATTTTTGATGAAGATAATGCTTTAATTACTGATGCAAAAATGGTAATACAAAGGGTGAAAAATGGTTGGTATTCACAACTTATAGAAAAAAGCACTTCAAATTCATCAATGGAAGAGTTTAAACAAAATGTAAACGATATGATTTTGGCAACAGAAAATAGATTTGTTGATATGGATGCTATTTTGCAAGAGTATACAAAACATGATTATAGAAATAAACTTCTAATGAAAGATACAGATGAGAGAAATGGAGTTTTAGAGGATTTTATTATTGGTATTAATACTTTGCAAGAATCAATAACCAATATGCTTCTTGATAATAAAAAAAATGGGCTTACATTAGATAAAAGTTCAGATATTTTACTTGAAAATTTTGATGTTTTAAATAGAAATTCAAATTTTGCAGCAGCAGCATTAGAAGAAACAGCGGCAGCTTTAGAAGAGATAACTTCTAATATCTCACAAAATACTCAAAATGTAGTAAAGATGTCAACTTATGCAAACGAATTAACTCAATCTGCAAGTGAAGGGCATAAATTAGCAACTGAAACTACAATATCAATGGATGAGATAAATAGTGAAGTAACAGCAATAAATGAAGCTATTACAGTTATCGATCAAATTGCCTTTCAAACAAATATTCTTTCTCTAAATGCTGCTGTTGAAGCTGCAACAGCAGGTGAAGCAGGAAAAGGTTTTGCTGTTGTTGCCCAAGAGGTTAGAAATCTAGCTTCTAGATCTGCTGAAGCTGCAAAAGAGATTAAATCTTTAGTTGAAAATGCAACGCAAAAAGCAAATAGCGGGAAAGATATTGCAGCTAAAATGATCGATGGTTATAATGGATTAAATCAGAATATATCTAAAACTATTGAGCTTATTTCTGATGTTGAATCTGCTTCAAAAGAACAACTTTCAGGTATTCATCAAATTAATAATGCAATTGCACAATTGGATAAACAAACCCAAGAGAATAATTCTATTGCTTCTCAAACTTATGATGTAGCAGTCCAAACTGATGAACTGGCTAAACTTGTAGTTTCAAATGCAAATGAAAATGAATTTAATGGGAAAGATAGTGTAAAAGCTGATATTTTAAGAGCTGAGATGAAAAATAATGAAATTAAAAAAGAGGAAAACTCTAAGCAAAAAATAGATCCAAAGAAAAAAGTTAAAAAAGAAGAAAAATCAAAAATAGCTCCTATTGTTGATAACGACACTGAGTGGGAAGAGTTTTAA
- a CDS encoding phosphate/phosphite/phosphonate ABC transporter substrate-binding protein, which translates to MQKTLMLGAVAYDPKVIPIWDIIRDYFNDRGFRLDYVLFSNYEAQIEYLLSGKIDVAWNTNVAWVRSYELSKGKVKALLMRDTDIDFKSVFITKASSGIKSVEDLKGKRFGLGSGDSAQAAILPIKYLQNESNCFDEINLVRYNSDMGKHGDTGRSEFDILDAIKNNEIDAGAIGITTWIRALEDGLFPSGVIESFYVSEGYCHCNFTVLDSLDEKIQEAFTQMMLSQDPNDPIIKKMMQMEGLNKWVVTTNKELEGYEVLTQAMKEQDLMKNNQ; encoded by the coding sequence ATGCAAAAAACACTTATGCTAGGAGCTGTTGCTTATGATCCAAAGGTAATTCCTATTTGGGATATTATTAGAGATTATTTCAATGATAGAGGCTTTAGACTTGATTATGTACTTTTCTCAAACTATGAGGCACAAATTGAGTATCTATTATCAGGTAAAATAGATGTAGCATGGAATACAAATGTTGCTTGGGTTAGATCTTATGAATTAAGTAAAGGGAAAGTAAAAGCCTTACTTATGAGAGATACAGATATTGATTTTAAATCAGTATTTATTACAAAAGCATCAAGTGGGATTAAATCTGTTGAAGATCTAAAAGGGAAAAGATTTGGTTTAGGAAGTGGAGATTCTGCACAAGCTGCCATTTTACCTATTAAATATCTTCAAAATGAGTCTAATTGTTTTGATGAGATAAATCTTGTTAGATATAACTCTGATATGGGAAAACATGGAGATACAGGTAGAAGTGAATTTGATATTTTAGATGCAATAAAAAATAATGAGATTGATGCAGGTGCAATTGGTATAACAACTTGGATTAGAGCTTTGGAAGATGGACTTTTCCCAAGTGGAGTGATTGAGTCATTTTATGTAAGTGAAGGTTATTGCCATTGTAATTTTACTGTTTTAGATAGTTTAGATGAAAAAATACAAGAAGCATTTACTCAAATGATGTTATCTCAAGATCCAAATGATCCAATTATTAAAAAAATGATGCAAATGGAAGGTCTTAATAAATGGGTGGTTACAACAAACAAAGAGCTTGAAGGTTATGAGGTTTTAACTCAAGCTATGAAAGAGCAAGATTTGATGAAAAATAACCAGTAG
- a CDS encoding acyl-CoA dehydrogenase family protein translates to MSSIYNKMLEFAKTNVAPYTQNVDIDAKFPVDSFEAIKKEKITGLIVPKEFGGMGLGLEEHTQTVLAFASSCATTGLCYMMHNVATMCIVAYGSDEMKKEFLPKIAQGELLLALAFSETGTGTHFYNPEISVKKAGEKLFMNGRKSFVTSALYADFYLVLSNSFDAQGLDNWIIAKDLNGITFQENNWDGLGMRGNASMPMVFEDVNVDVKYRIGAAGSGAEQVFNVVAPFFVIGLSAVYSGVALNACNTIIEYSMNRKYSDDSALCTIPTVQNHLADIYTKATAAKHFTLAAAKSGANGDADALAQIISARLNASEAAVAVCSKAMKIGGGTAYAKRIIIERLLRDSYAAQVMAPSTDVLSIWLGKALTNQPIL, encoded by the coding sequence ATGAGTAGTATTTATAATAAAATGTTAGAGTTCGCAAAAACAAATGTTGCACCATATACACAAAATGTTGATATTGATGCAAAATTCCCAGTTGATAGCTTTGAAGCTATTAAAAAAGAGAAAATTACAGGTCTTATTGTTCCAAAAGAGTTTGGAGGAATGGGGCTTGGATTAGAAGAACATACGCAAACAGTATTAGCTTTTGCAAGTAGTTGTGCTACAACTGGTTTATGTTATATGATGCACAATGTTGCAACTATGTGTATTGTTGCTTATGGAAGTGATGAGATGAAAAAAGAGTTTCTTCCTAAAATTGCACAAGGTGAACTTCTTTTAGCTTTGGCTTTTAGTGAAACAGGAACTGGTACTCACTTTTATAATCCAGAGATCTCAGTTAAAAAAGCTGGAGAGAAACTATTTATGAATGGTAGAAAAAGTTTTGTAACTTCTGCTTTATATGCTGATTTTTATTTGGTTTTATCAAATAGCTTTGATGCGCAAGGACTAGATAACTGGATTATTGCAAAAGATTTAAATGGAATTACTTTCCAAGAGAATAACTGGGATGGTTTAGGTATGAGAGGAAATGCTTCAATGCCTATGGTTTTTGAAGATGTTAATGTGGATGTTAAATATAGAATTGGTGCTGCTGGATCAGGTGCTGAGCAGGTATTTAATGTTGTTGCACCATTCTTTGTAATAGGACTTAGTGCAGTTTATAGTGGAGTTGCTTTAAATGCTTGCAATACTATTATTGAATATAGTATGAATAGAAAATATAGTGATGATAGTGCTTTATGTACTATTCCAACTGTGCAAAACCATTTGGCTGATATTTATACTAAAGCAACTGCTGCTAAACATTTTACACTAGCAGCTGCAAAAAGTGGAGCAAATGGTGATGCAGATGCTTTAGCTCAAATTATCTCTGCAAGATTAAATGCTTCAGAAGCTGCTGTTGCAGTTTGTAGTAAAGCTATGAAAATTGGTGGTGGTACAGCTTATGCAAAAAGAATTATTATTGAAAGACTTTTAAGAGACTCTTATGCAGCACAAGTTATGGCACCAAGTACTGATGTATTATCTATTTGGCTTGGAAAAGCTCTAACAAATCAACCAATTTTATAA
- a CDS encoding aldo/keto reductase family protein: protein MRHFISNRNIEIPNIIYGTAWKKYSTSFLVKQAILEGFRAIDTAGQPKHYHEDLVGKGLEDAYRSGIKRESLFLQTKYTPIEGQDKTNMPYLERDSVVTQIEKSFKRSKENLRTKYIDSYLLHSPVFPSKRLLEVWDVMSGLVKNKEVGQIGICNCYDLDVLIYLYEKSEIKPSIVQNRFYSQTGYDKEIRKWCKEKSIVYQGFWTLTANQTIVDSSLVFDLSEKYRVNQATIFYRFLNHIGIVPLNGTTNTEHMREDMKINSFELTKNEIEWLEVLLK from the coding sequence ATGCGACATTTTATTTCAAATAGAAATATAGAAATCCCAAATATAATTTATGGTACAGCTTGGAAAAAGTATAGTACTTCTTTTTTAGTTAAACAAGCTATTTTAGAAGGTTTTAGAGCAATTGATACAGCAGGACAACCTAAACATTATCATGAAGATTTAGTGGGAAAAGGATTAGAGGACGCTTATAGAAGTGGAATCAAAAGAGAGAGTTTGTTTCTTCAAACTAAATACACACCAATTGAGGGACAAGATAAAACAAATATGCCCTATTTGGAAAGAGATAGTGTTGTTACTCAAATAGAGAAATCTTTTAAAAGATCAAAAGAGAACTTAAGAACAAAATATATTGATTCTTATCTTTTACATTCTCCTGTTTTCCCTTCAAAAAGATTATTGGAAGTTTGGGATGTTATGAGTGGTTTGGTAAAAAATAAAGAGGTGGGGCAAATTGGAATTTGTAACTGTTATGATTTGGATGTTTTAATCTACTTATATGAAAAAAGTGAGATAAAACCCTCTATTGTTCAAAATAGATTCTATTCTCAAACAGGATACGATAAAGAGATAAGAAAATGGTGTAAAGAGAAAAGTATAGTATACCAAGGATTCTGGACACTAACTGCAAACCAAACAATTGTTGATAGCTCTTTGGTTTTTGATTTATCAGAGAAATATAGAGTTAATCAAGCAACAATTTTTTATAGATTTTTAAATCATATAGGTATAGTTCCTTTAAATGGAACAACAAATACTGAACATATGAGAGAAGATATGAAAATTAATAGTTTTGAGTTAACAAAAAATGAGATAGAGTGGTTGGAAGTGTTGTTAAAATAG
- a CDS encoding zinc ribbon domain-containing protein YjdM — translation MEQLPNCPKCNSEYSYEDGSLFICPECAHEWSKDVDNSVEEDTLVVKDANGTPLADGDDVTVIKDLKVKGSSSGIKVGTKIKGIRLVEGNDGHNIDCKVPGVGAIKLKQEFVKKS, via the coding sequence ATGGAGCAACTACCTAACTGCCCTAAATGTAACAGTGAATATAGTTACGAAGATGGTTCTTTATTTATCTGCCCTGAGTGTGCCCATGAGTGGTCAAAAGATGTAGATAATAGTGTAGAAGAGGATACTCTTGTGGTAAAAGATGCAAATGGTACACCTTTAGCTGATGGGGATGATGTAACTGTTATTAAAGATTTAAAAGTTAAAGGAAGCTCTTCAGGAATAAAAGTTGGTACTAAAATAAAAGGTATTAGACTTGTTGAAGGAAATGATGGTCATAACATTGATTGTAAAGTTCCAGGTGTTGGAGCAATTAAACTAAAACAAGAGTTTGTAAAAAAATCATAA
- a CDS encoding DsbC family protein, translating to MIKLLKAIFIAISICSIAYANTPLSKEQLNELSSLKLFKEAQIDVVRGFDAGDVYLLNINVRGQAHKIYLTKSKKYLIQGEMVDTDSGMPLMIPDLPVDLKPTLGKEVFTFGKGKEELVLFTDPECPFCKKFESYFHQIEDKVKMRVFFYPLPMHTNAKDISLYIMSKKGYDEQVKAMTTTTANTPAFKNRKYKDGELEKLEKHLDEQMAIAEQLGVRGTPTLFDKNGLKVSWAALLEKYGIELK from the coding sequence ATGATTAAACTATTAAAGGCAATTTTTATTGCAATCTCTATTTGTAGTATTGCTTATGCTAATACACCTCTTAGCAAAGAACAGTTAAATGAACTTAGTTCATTAAAGCTTTTTAAAGAGGCACAAATTGATGTTGTAAGAGGTTTTGATGCTGGTGATGTCTATCTTTTAAATATAAATGTTAGAGGTCAAGCACATAAAATTTATTTAACAAAAAGTAAAAAATATCTAATTCAAGGGGAGATGGTTGATACTGATTCTGGTATGCCTCTTATGATTCCTGATTTACCTGTAGATTTAAAACCAACACTTGGTAAAGAGGTATTTACATTTGGTAAAGGAAAAGAGGAACTTGTTCTGTTTACTGATCCTGAGTGTCCATTTTGTAAAAAATTTGAATCATATTTTCATCAAATAGAAGATAAAGTTAAAATGAGAGTTTTCTTCTACCCTCTTCCAATGCATACAAATGCTAAAGATATCTCTTTATATATAATGAGTAAAAAAGGTTATGATGAGCAAGTAAAAGCAATGACAACTACAACAGCTAATACTCCTGCTTTTAAAAATAGAAAATATAAAGATGGAGAGCTTGAAAAACTAGAAAAACATTTAGATGAGCAAATGGCTATTGCAGAGCAATTAGGCGTTAGAGGAACTCCAACACTATTTGATAAAAATGGTCTAAAAGTATCTTGGGCTGCACTTCTAGAAAAATATGGTATTGAGTTAAAATAG
- a CDS encoding GNAT family N-acetyltransferase, translating into MAKLLIINEKEYIRAANIDDIEELSLLSISLENYVFKEKMPEWFKEELSFRGFRFRVTSSQFKHFVYVKDEEIVGFIAIKNDNHIFHLFVKESFHRQGIAKKLWQCVKEIFDVSNMEVNSSLYAIKVYESFGFKISDEEKFFFQLRFQPMRYDSFYL; encoded by the coding sequence ATGGCAAAGTTACTAATTATCAATGAAAAAGAGTATATAAGAGCTGCAAATATAGATGATATTGAAGAGTTAAGTCTATTATCTATTAGTTTGGAAAATTATGTTTTCAAAGAAAAAATGCCTGAATGGTTTAAAGAAGAGCTTTCATTTAGAGGTTTTAGATTTAGAGTAACAAGTAGTCAGTTTAAACATTTTGTTTATGTTAAAGATGAAGAGATAGTAGGTTTTATTGCCATAAAAAATGATAATCATATTTTCCATCTTTTTGTAAAAGAGAGTTTCCATAGGCAAGGTATAGCAAAAAAGCTTTGGCAGTGTGTTAAAGAGATTTTTGATGTTTCTAATATGGAAGTTAACTCTTCACTTTATGCAATAAAAGTTTATGAGTCTTTTGGTTTTAAAATATCAGATGAAGAGAAGTTCTTTTTTCAATTAAGATTTCAACCAATGCGTTATGATAGCTTCTATTTATAG
- a CDS encoding DUF455 domain-containing protein, which yields MNNLNHSISIFTGNIPPSKELFLKLENAFLVANKGEIIEIISQKSNIEIELRGWARLRGHEYLGRTSLKEQFSYKIKKLSKNSFTGKASWNKKMNGIDSSNPKMKDLELSDTILSKAPEDNGLLTRGIVTQEGTPFYDFELSHKELVWSEPVSILYEEGKNLQWNATTDIPWNEIPNLDPVLERAVCQIMTYLVENEFSALYIPGKFISKINPYYMEIPLFLSSLMNDEARHIEVFTKRANANGGGFQYSSEITQRSLYSLFKEDDYIKSSFLLHVMGEGTFVDLLGFLEKYMPDDATKKIIRLAKRDEMRHVAYGIEHVKSAIQQNPSRINALKNTAFKRKEFMDEVSSESSMLLESLAILAGGGDNPIAYKRGFDLVEELKEKMNQNRIKRLIDIGMDEDLANEVSQVHTPNFM from the coding sequence TTGAATAATCTAAATCATAGCATATCAATCTTCACAGGAAATATTCCCCCTTCAAAAGAGTTATTTCTAAAACTTGAGAATGCATTTTTAGTTGCCAATAAAGGTGAAATTATCGAAATTATTTCACAAAAAAGTAATATTGAAATTGAACTTAGAGGATGGGCAAGACTTAGAGGGCATGAATATTTAGGAAGAACCTCTTTAAAAGAACAATTTTCATACAAAATAAAAAAACTTAGTAAAAATAGTTTTACAGGCAAAGCCTCTTGGAATAAAAAAATGAATGGGATTGACTCTTCAAATCCAAAAATGAAGGATTTGGAATTAAGTGATACAATTCTTTCAAAAGCTCCAGAGGACAATGGTCTTTTAACAAGAGGAATAGTAACACAAGAGGGAACACCTTTTTATGATTTTGAACTCTCACATAAGGAACTTGTTTGGTCAGAACCAGTTTCTATTCTTTATGAAGAGGGAAAAAATCTACAATGGAATGCAACAACAGATATTCCTTGGAATGAGATTCCAAACTTAGACCCTGTACTAGAGAGAGCGGTTTGTCAAATTATGACTTATTTGGTTGAAAACGAGTTTTCAGCTTTATATATTCCTGGAAAATTTATTAGCAAAATAAATCCATATTATATGGAAATTCCACTATTTTTGTCATCACTTATGAATGATGAAGCAAGACATATTGAAGTGTTTACAAAAAGAGCAAATGCAAATGGTGGAGGATTTCAATACTCAAGTGAAATAACCCAAAGATCACTTTACTCTTTGTTTAAAGAGGATGATTATATAAAAAGTTCATTTTTACTTCATGTTATGGGAGAAGGAACTTTTGTAGATTTACTTGGCTTTTTGGAAAAATATATGCCTGATGATGCCACTAAAAAAATCATTCGACTTGCAAAAAGAGATGAAATGAGACATGTTGCTTATGGAATTGAGCATGTAAAATCTGCCATACAACAAAATCCATCTAGAATAAATGCACTAAAAAACACTGCCTTTAAAAGAAAAGAGTTTATGGATGAAGTAAGCAGTGAATCTTCTATGCTCTTGGAGTCTTTAGCTATACTTGCAGGTGGAGGAGATAATCCAATTGCTTATAAAAGAGGTTTTGATTTAGTAGAAGAGTTAAAAGAGAAGATGAATCAAAATAGAATAAAAAGATTGATTGATATAGGTATGGATGAGGATTTGGCAAATGAAGTCTCACAAGTACACACACCAAATTTTATGTAG